In Motilibacter aurantiacus, the sequence GTCGAGCCCGGGCAGCAGCCGGGCCGCGGCGAGTGCCTCGTCGAGCGTGACCGGGGCGGGGCGTCCGGTGAGCAGCCCCAGCTCGGTCCGGTTCGGCACCAGGACGTCGACCTGGTCGAGCAGGTCGCGGTCGAGCCGGACGGCCGGGGCGGGGTTGAGCAGGACGCGCGCCCGGCCGGCGCGGGCGAGCCCGGCCGCCCGGCGTACGCACTCGACGGGCACCTCGAGCTGGCAGAGCAGGACGTCCGCGACCGACAGCAGCGGCTCGGCCGCGGCCACGTCCGCGGGCGTGAGCCGCGCGTTCGCCCCGGGGCTCACCACGATGAGGTTCTCGCCGACGCCGTCGACCGCGATGAAGGCGGCCCCGCTGGGGACGCCGGCGGTGGTGGGCACGTGCCCCACGGCGACCCCCTCCGCGGCCAGGGCCGCGAGCATCGAGCGCCCCGGCTCGTCATCGCCGACCCGCCCGACGAGCGTGACGTCGCAGCCGAGCCGGGCGGCGGCCACGGCCTGGTTCGCGCCCTTGCCCCCCGGGAAGCGCGCCCGGTCGCCGCCCAGCACGGTCTGGCCGGGCACGGGCAGCCGCTCGACCGGGACGACGACGTCCTCGTTGCAGCTGCCCACGACGACGACAGCCGGGTCCCTCACGTGCCCTCCCGTGGACGCCCGCCCGGACGGTGGCGGACCCAGGGACGATCGCACAAGCCGCCTCCGCGGCGCACCCGGGCGCCCTGCATGCGGGAGCGCGGGGCCGCGTCGGCCGAACGCAGCTTCTGTCGACACGACGCCGGGCGCGGCGCCACCCGGCATTCGCTGGATCTTGGGAGGACGTTCACCCGGACGGAGGTTTCCGGTCGCGCGAGCACTGCAGCGTCGGCGCGTCCCCAACTCTGCACCCGGAGTCCTGATGGCCACTTCTGCCGACAGCACGCCCTCGCCGGGCCTGAGCCGTCGCGCCCTGCTCGGCGCAGCCCTGGTGACGCCGGCGGCCGCCGCGCTCCCCACCGTCGTGGCGCCCACGGCTGCGCACGCGGACGGCGCCCCCTACGGCCGGGTCGACCCGGAGAGCCCGCGGTTCACGCTCGCCGTGCTGCCCGACACGCAGTACCTCTTCGACCACGACGCGTCGGACCCGACGCCGCTGTCGGCGACGTTCCACTACCTGCTGAAGCAGCGCAAGGACGACAACATCGTCTTCATGACGCACCTCGGTGACGTCACCGAGCACGGCACGCAGGACGAGATCAGCCTCGCTGCGAAGACCTTCGACGCGGGGCTGTCGAACCAGATGCCCTACAGCGTCCTCGGCGGCAACCACGACGTCTCCGGTGACGACCAGCGCGGCAACACCCCGTACCTGCAGGCGTTCGGCCCGCAGCGCTACGCGGGCATGCCGACCTTCCGCGGCGCCTCCCCCGACGGCTACAACAGCTACCACGTGGTCCGCGCGGCCGGCCGCGACTGGCTGGTCCTCGCCCTGGACTGGCGGCTCTCGGCCAAGGGCGTCGCCTGGGCGCAGGGCGTCATCGACGCCAACAAGACGCTCCCGGTCATCCTCACGACCCAC encodes:
- the rbsK gene encoding ribokinase; its protein translation is MRDPAVVVVGSCNEDVVVPVERLPVPGQTVLGGDRARFPGGKGANQAVAAARLGCDVTLVGRVGDDEPGRSMLAALAAEGVAVGHVPTTAGVPSGAAFIAVDGVGENLIVVSPGANARLTPADVAAAEPLLSVADVLLCQLEVPVECVRRAAGLARAGRARVLLNPAPAVRLDRDLLDQVDVLVPNRTELGLLTGRPAPVTLDEALAAARLLPGLDVVVTLGGDGALVVGRDGSAQHVPAAAVDAVDTVGAGDAFCAGLADALARGATLPEAVQWAVAVAGLATTRRGAQPAMPGREEVAGHTGRAPGGRRP